From the Cryptomeria japonica chromosome 2, Sugi_1.0, whole genome shotgun sequence genome, one window contains:
- the LOC131051764 gene encoding heavy metal-associated isoprenylated plant protein 13 — MKKMVLQLTIENEKRKRKALKVVAKVEGVDSVAVDMDEKKMTVIGEVDPVNVTTKLRKSGFCFAELMSVELTKEDKTEGGIQDVEVAEIPNVFYVQRPYYDYTYVERPYYGYSYVHDNPGACTIC, encoded by the exons ATGAAG AAAATGGTGTTACAATTGACAATTGAGAacgagaaaagaaagaggaaggccCTCAAGGTGGTTGCAAAAGTAGAAG GGGTGGATTCTGTGGCTGTGGACATGGACGAAAAAAAGATGACTGTAATAGGGGAAGTAGACCCTGTGAATGTTACAACAAAGCTCAGGAAATCAGGTTTTTGTTTTGCAGAGTTGATGAGCGTTGAGCTTACCAAGGAGGACAAAACTGAAGGGGGGATTCAGGATGTGGAGGTAGCAGAGATCCCAAACGTTTTCTATGTTCAAAGGCCTTATTACGATTACACTTATGTCGAGAGGCCTTATTATGGCTACAGTTACGTCCATGATAATCCCGGTGCCTGCACCATATGCTGA